GCCGGCGCCGCCCGGGTGCGCGACCTGTTCGAGGAGGCCAAGAAGAAGGCCCCGTGCATCATCTTCATTGACGAACTCGACGCCATCGGCAAGAGCCGCTCGGGCTCCATGGGCGTGGTGGGTGGCAACGACGAGCGGGAGCAGACCCTCAACCAGCTGCTCACCGAGATGGACGGCTTCACCGCCCAGGACAAGCCGGTGATCGTGCTGGCGGCCACCAACCAGCCCGAAACCCTCGATGCCGCCCTGCTGCGCCCCGGCCGCTTCGACCGCCAGGTCCTGGTCGATCGTCCCGACCTCTCCGGCCGCAAGATGATCCTCGACATCTACGGCAAGAAGGTGAAGCTGGCCGAGGGGGTGGATCTGGACAAGATCGCCCAGGCCACCAGCGGGTTCGCCGGCGCTGACCTGGCCAACCTGGTGAATGAGGCGGCCCTGCTGGCGGCCCGTGCCTACCGCAAAACGGTGGAGCAGGCGGATCTCAACGAGGCCATCGAGCGGGTGGTGGCAGGCCTCGAGAAGAAGAGCCGGGTGCTGCAGCCCGACGAGAAGAAGGTGGTGGCGTACCACGAGGTGGGCCACGCGATCGTGGGGCACCTGATGCCCGGCGGCAGCAAGGTGGCGAAGATCTCGATCGTGCCCCGTGGCATGGCGGCTCTCGGCTACACCCTGCAGCTGCCCACCGAGGAGCGCTTCCTCAATTCCAAGGAGGATCTCGAAGGCCAGATCGCCACCCTGCTGGGTGGGCGGTCCGCCGAGGAGGTGGTCTTCGGTGAGGTCACCACCGGCGCCGCCAACGACCTGCAGCGGGCCACCGACATCGCCGAGCAGATGATCGGCACCTACGGCATGAGCGAAACCCTCGGCCCCCTGGCCTACGACAAGCAGGGCGGCAGCCGCTTCCTGGGGGGGAACTCCAACCCCCGCCGGGCCGTGAGCGACGCCACCGCCCTGGAGATCGACAAGGAGGTGCGCGGGCTGGTGGACCGGGCCCACGAACGGGCCCTGGCGATCCTGCACCACAACCGCGAGCTGCTGGAGACCATCTCCCACAAGATCCTCGAGAAGGAGGTGATCGAAGGCGACGAACTCAAGCAGCTGCTGGCCTCCAGCCAGCTGCCCGATGCGGCGGTGCTCGAAGAAGCCGCCGTCTGAGCCGCCGGCGCCGGGACGGGCCTGGGAATCAGGCCTAATGTCCCGGCACTGGTCTCAGTTCAGCCATGTGATGGTGGTCGGGACAGAGCCATCGGCGCCCCCACCCGCCACCCGATCGCTCCAGCGGCCTCCCCGGCGGCTTCTGACCGCCGTCCTGATCCTGTGCTGCCTCGGGTTCGCCGGGCAGGGCCTGACGACGGCCTATTCCTACTGGTCCGATGAGATCTGGTCGGTGGCCGCCAGCAGCGCCGACTGGGGCATGCTGTTCCGCGACTGGCTGCTCCCCGACACCCATCCCCCCCTCTACCAGGTCCTGCTGAAGCTCTGGATCGGGGTCTTCGGCGGCGGGGAGACCGCCACCCGCAGCCTCAGCTTTCTGATCGCGGCTCTCGGCCTGGGGGCCGCGGCCCTGGGCAGTTCCGGGCGCGGCAGCGGTCGCCGTCTGGCCACGGTGGCCTTCCTGGGCACCAGCCCCTCCTTTCTCTTCTATGCCCAGGAGGCGCGCAGTTACGCCCTCTCATTGGCGCTGTCGACGCTGATGCTGGGCACGGCCCTGCTGCTGCGTCAGCGAACAGGACGCCACGAGGCCGCCCTGCGCTGGGGATTCCGGCTCGCCTGCGTGCTGCTGTCGCTGACGCATTACTTCTCGCTGCTGTTCGTGCTGGTGGTGCTGGCGGTGAGCGCCGCCGATGGACGGGTGCTGCGACGACGGCGGGAAGCGGCCGTCCTGGGGCTGCTGCTGCTGCTGCCGCCCCTCACCCATGGCCTGGTCAGCCCGGTGGGCGCCAAGTTCGAACGGATCGACTGGATCGAGGTGGAGCCGATCATCGGCACCCTGATGCAGTTCAGCCGCGGCCTGCTTCCCCTGCTGGACCTCCACCAGGGACAGCTGGCCCAACTGGGCCTGATCGGACTGGCGGTGGGGATCGGCTGCGCCTTCGGCTCCTGGCGGAACCTGCGCCGCTTCCTGGTGGAGCCGACCCACCAACTGCCCCAGGCCCTGGGGGAGGCCCGCTACCTGCTGCTCGTGATCGGCCTGTTCCTGGCGCTGATGCTGGTGATCGATCCGATCAGGCCCATAAGCCAGGCCAGGTACACCATCGTGGTGCTGCCGGCTGTGGCCTATCTGGTGGGGACGGGCTGGGAGCTGGCTGCCGGTCTGGGCCGCTTCCGCCGCAGCTCCCTGGCCGTTCTGCTGGTGGCCGTGCTGCTGCTGCAGCTGCAGATCGGCCAGCGGATGCTGGCGGACAAACGGGCACCACTGGAGAACTATCGGGGCATGGCGGCCTTCGTGAACAGCACCGGCCTCTGTGAGGGCGGCTGCTGGAGCACGGGCTGGCGCCCCGATGCCCTGATGGGCACCTACTTCCGGCCCGGCCAGCTGCGGGATCTCGAGGAACGGGACCCAGCGGACCCCATGCCCCTGCGGCAGCCGCTGCTGGCGTTCCACGGCAACCGGGAACAGATGAAGGAACTGAGCGGCACCAACCCGCAGCTGGCCTGCTGGGAAGCGCCGGGAGCCTGGCCGGCCAAGTCGTTCATCCTGCTGCCCCACACCAGCCCGGCGCAGCCGGCACGCCACGGGCTGCGCCCCTGTCCCCCTTGACGTGGGGGGGGTCGATCTCGCATAAGGGTTCTTTGGGACGTGGGCCATGGTGTCCCCCTCAGCCCCGCTCGCCGCCCTGAGGGGCGGCGATCTGCTCTCCTCGGCCGACCTCGACGGTCCCCAGACCCTGGCCCTGCTGGAGCTGGCCCGCCAGCTGAAGGGCGGCGAGCGGCGCATCGATCTGACCGGCCGGGTGCTGGGGCTGATCTTCTCCAAGGCCTCCACCCGCACCCGGGTGAGCTTCATCGTCGCCATGGCCCGGCTGGGTGGCCAGACGATCGACCTCAACCCGGCCGTCACCCAGGTGGGCCGGGGCGAGCCGATCGCCGACACCGCCCGGGTGCTGAGCCGCTACTGCGATGCCCTGGCGATCCGCACCTTCGCCCAGGAGGACCTGGTCGACTACGCCCACTGGGCCTCGATCCCGGTCATCAACGCCCTCACCGACCTGGAGCACCCCTGCCAGGCCCTGGCCGATGCCCTGACGATCCAGGAGCGCTTCGGCCATGGCCCCACCGACCTGCACGGCCTCACCCTGGCCTACGTGGGCGACGGCAACAACATGGCTCACTCGCTGATGCTCGTCGGGGCCCTGCTGGGGATGGACGTGCGCATCGGCAGCCCCGACGGCTTCGCCCCCAGCCCGGCGGTGGTGGAGCAGGCCCGGGCCCTCACCGGCGGACAGAGCTCGATCACGGTGCTGCAGGACCCCGTGGCCACGGCCCGGGGGGCCCACGTGCTCTACACCGATGTGTGGGCTTCGATGGGCCAGGAGGAGGAGCAGGCCCAGCGGGAGCAGGCCTTCGCCGGCTGGTGCCTCGACGAGGACCTGCTGGCCGAGGCCGACCCACGGGCGATCGTGCTGCACTGTCTCCCCGCCCACCGCGGCGAGGAGATCAGCGCCGGGGTGATCGAGGGGGCCGCCAGCCGGGTGTTCGACCAGGCGGAGAACCGCCTGCACGTGCAGCAGGCCCTGCTGGCCACCCTGCTGGGGGGCGTCGGCGACTGAGCGCACCAGCGGCGGGCCCAGGCCCGGCTCTGGACAAACCGTCCGCGGGATGGCAGAAAGGGAGTGGTTCATCCGTACTGTCCGTGGTCGCCACCCACCAGGAGCTCACCGAGGCCCAGCGGGAGCTCTATGACTGGCTCGCCGACTACATCGGCAGCCATCGCCACAGCCCCTCCATCCGCCAGATGATGGAGGCGATGGGGCTGCGCTCCCCGGCGCCGATCCAGAGCCGCCTGCGCCACCTGCAGCAGAAGGGCTGGATCACCTGGCAGGAGGGCCAGGCCCGCACCCTGCAGCTGCTCGGCGAAAGCCGCCCGGGCATCCCGGTGCTCGGGGCCGTGGCGGCCGGCGGCCTGGTGGAGACCTTCGACGACGTGCAGGAGCACCTCGATCTGGCCCCGGTGCTCGACACCCGCGGCCTGTTCGCCCTCACCGTCAACGGCGACTCGATGGTGGACGCCCACATCGCCGATGGCGACGTGGTGCTGATGGAGCCCGTGGCCGACCCCTCGAGGCTGCGGGAGGGCACGATCGTGAGCGCCTTGGTGCCCGGCAGCGGCACCACCCTCAAGCACTTCCACCGCCAGGGGGCCCAGGTGCGGCTGGAGGCCGCCAACCCCGCCTACGCACCGATCCTCCTGCCCGCCGACCAGGTGAGCGTGCAGGGCCGACTGGTGGCGGTCTGGCGTCAGGTCTGAAGGGATGGGGCCCGCACCACCACGTTGTAAGCTCCTCAAGCACCGGGCAACCGGCGCACCAATGGGGCCATAGCTCAGCTGGTAGAGCACCTGCATGGCATGCAGGGGGTCAGCGGTTCGAGTCCGCTTGGCTCCATTTGTTTTTCCCAGTCCCCACCTGGGATCTCGCCCAAACGGCCCGGTGTCCGCTCCAACGGGTACTTGCTTTTGGCAGCGTTTTTGCAAACAATTTTGCAAACGCCCCCAGTCGATGGCAGCGGCAAGGCCCCGTCAGCCCAGGTGGATCACCACCCTTAGGCACGCCCTCCAACAGGACAACGGGCGTGGCTGGACGGTGTGGGAGGCGAGGGGCCACGTGCAGCTGTGCCACCGCAGCACCGAAGGCACCCGGGAAACCCAGACACTCGCCATCCCCTGGAACGGAGAGTGCATCCCCGCCGTGCTCGGGACGGTTGCCCAGCTTCGTTCGGCGATGACGGAGCAAGGGGTTGGGCTCAAGCGGGCCCATGCCCTGCTCCAGCGGACCGGCATGGTGGCTCTTCCCGGGCCGGCCACGCAGCCGCGCATCGACTGGGAGCTGGTGGTGGAAGGCTTCCGGTCCTTCAAGCTCAGCAGCGGCGCCGTGAAGGCCAGCACCTTCGAGCGGATGTACGAGCCGGTGATGCAAGCCTTCTTGGCGGAGCTGGCGGCCAGCCCTGCCCCAGCGGATGCCCAAGAGCTTTTTGAGCGGTTGGTGCAGACCTGCGGAGGTGAACCCGGCAGCAAGGGCCGGCAGCTGCGCGTCCTCTACACCGCGCAGCTGCTGCGCTTTGCCCTGAAACAAGGGGCACCCAGTCGCTGGAAACCGCCAGAGGACTTGGCGGACTTCATCGGCAGGCGCTCGGCCGATTCCCTGCGCAGGGACAGCACTCCGATCAAGGATCGGCAACTGGTGGCCCTACTGGATTCCATCACAGACCCCCGCTGGCGCTTGGCCATCGGACTGATCGGTTGCTTCGGGCTTCGGCCCGTAGAGCTGCGGTTCTGCCGAGCAGACGGAAACTGGCTCGTTGTGGAATACCGCAAACGCACCGCCCGAGGAAGCACCCCCCCTCGCCGGGTACGCGGGCTGGACCCGGAAGCGATGGAGGGCGAAAGCACCCGCCTGCTCAGCCTCCTGGAGACCCAGGAACTCCCGCCGCTCGGCACCGACAACAAGGGGGCCGGAGCGGCTGTCCACCAGTTCCTGGAAAGGCGCTCGGCATGGCAGCGGCTGCGGGCCGAGGCCCGCTTCAGAGGCGAACTCCTGACGCCCTATGGCCTCCGCCATGGCTACGCCCTGCGGGCCCATCAGCGAGGGCTCGCCCCCAGGCTGACCGCCAGCCTGATGGGGCACAGCCTCCAGACCCACTGCCGGCACTACGGGAACTGGACCGACGCGGAAACCATCGACGCGGCCTTCGAGAAGATCGGGGCCGCGGCAGCCTGACCAACCCGGCTGGGCCCGACCCGCTTTTCGGAGTCACTACATACGTTGTTGTGCGTATGCATGCAGCAGCAGACCGATGGTCCGCCACCATGAGGAACTCTGGCTTCCCACCAGCCAGGCCGCCCGTGCCCTCGGCATCAGCCCCCACACGCTCAAGCGCTATGCCGATCGCGATGGGTTCCTGATCGAAGGCACCCATTGCCGCCGGGGCCCCTATCCGAACAGCCCACGGGTGTGGGAGGTGAATGGCTGCAGGCAGGCAATGAGCTGGCGGCAGTGCCACGGCAGGCCAGGCCCTGGACCCACCTGAACCTTCTGTAAATCCCACCTTCTTTCCAGAGCAGCCAACAGGTGGTACATGCTGACTGCCATCCGCTCCAGAGAAAGAACTCCTCTGCGGAATGAATACCAAAGGCTTTAGCTGAGACAACACAGTCATCAACAATCCGCTCCACCACAACCATGCGACCAGGCTCGATCAGGCTCCAGGCCTCTGATCACCGGAATCACCAGGAGGCGCAGCGAGCCGTCGTGGGCAGGATCGTGGAGGGCCATCTTCCCTTTTGCCATCGCTAACTCTGCGCTATTTCCTGTCTGTCGTCCCAAGCACAAGTTTGCGACCGTTCCTATAGTCATTTCCACCTCGACCTGACCAGTGACCACCACTCCGGCGAAACCACAGCCCGTGAACCGGTCGTCAGGGCTCGGATGACCGTCACCCCCACAAGAACCCGCGCCCGGCTAAAGCCCGGCGCCGTGGTGCGCTGCCGCACCCGCCGCTACCTGGTGGAGGACGTGCAACCGCCCCGGGAGGCCGGAGCCGACACGGTCGTGACCATGGCCTGCATGGAAGACCAGGCGATCGGCCAGCGGCTCACGGTGTTCCTGGAGCGGGAGATCGACTTCGAGCTACTGGGGGAAAGCAGCTGGGAGGTGGTGGCCCAGCGGGGCTTCGACCAGCCCCGTCAGTTCTCGGCCTACCTCAACACCCTGCGCTGGAACTGCGTCACCGCCACAGACCCCGAGCTGTTCCAGGCCCCCTACCGGGCCGGCATCGACGTGAAGGCCTACCAGCTCGAACCGCTGCGCAAGGCCCTGCAGATGCCCCGCGTCGGCCTGTTCATCGCCGACGACGTGGGACTGGGCAAGACGATCGAGGCAGGGCTGATCCTGCGGGAGATGCTGCTGCGCCAGCGGATCCGCCGCGTGGTGATCAGCTGCCCGCCGTCGGTGCTGCGCCAGTGGCAGGAGGAGATGGCCAACCGCTTCGGACTGGCCTTCACCGTGATGGACCGGGCTTATGTGGCCAAGGTGCGCCAGGAGCGGGGCTACGGCACCAATCCCTGGAGCACAGGCAGCCGCTTTCTGATCTCCCATGCGCTGCTGCGCAACAGCGACTACGCCGCCCCTCTGATCGACTGGCTGGAGCAGGGCCGCGGCGATCAGGACCAAGCGCCGCTGCAGAGCCTGCTGATTCTTGATGAGGCCCACAACGCCGCCCCGGCCAGCAACAGCCTTCGCTATGCGATCGATTCCGGGCTGACCCGCAGCCTGCGGGACCTGGCACCACGTTTCGAGCACCGCATCTTCCTGAGCGCCACGCCCCACAACGGCCACAGCAACAGCTTCACGGCGCTGCTGGAGCTGCTCGACCCGGCCCGTTTCACCCGTGGGG
This genomic stretch from Cyanobium gracile PCC 6307 harbors:
- the argF gene encoding ornithine carbamoyltransferase, with translation MVSPSAPLAALRGGDLLSSADLDGPQTLALLELARQLKGGERRIDLTGRVLGLIFSKASTRTRVSFIVAMARLGGQTIDLNPAVTQVGRGEPIADTARVLSRYCDALAIRTFAQEDLVDYAHWASIPVINALTDLEHPCQALADALTIQERFGHGPTDLHGLTLAYVGDGNNMAHSLMLVGALLGMDVRIGSPDGFAPSPAVVEQARALTGGQSSITVLQDPVATARGAHVLYTDVWASMGQEEEQAQREQAFAGWCLDEDLLAEADPRAIVLHCLPAHRGEEISAGVIEGAASRVFDQAENRLHVQQALLATLLGGVGD
- the ftsH gene encoding ATP-dependent zinc metalloprotease FtsH; its protein translation is MAIRQDDNRPTRRFGIVNLLLIGFGVLLLFSNFLPNPATQVPRVPYSLFIDQVNDDNVKRAYITQDQIRYELTKPPEEGAPTVLSTTPIFDMDLPQRLEQHGVEFAAAPPKRPSFLTTALSWVVPPLIFILVLQFFARRSGMGGGAQGALSFTKSKAKVYVPDEESRVTFADVAGVDEAKTELTEIVDFLKTPQRYMDIGARIPKGVLLVGPPGTGKTLLSKAVAGEASVPFFIISGSEFVELFVGAGAARVRDLFEEAKKKAPCIIFIDELDAIGKSRSGSMGVVGGNDEREQTLNQLLTEMDGFTAQDKPVIVLAATNQPETLDAALLRPGRFDRQVLVDRPDLSGRKMILDIYGKKVKLAEGVDLDKIAQATSGFAGADLANLVNEAALLAARAYRKTVEQADLNEAIERVVAGLEKKSRVLQPDEKKVVAYHEVGHAIVGHLMPGGSKVAKISIVPRGMAALGYTLQLPTEERFLNSKEDLEGQIATLLGGRSAEEVVFGEVTTGAANDLQRATDIAEQMIGTYGMSETLGPLAYDKQGGSRFLGGNSNPRRAVSDATALEIDKEVRGLVDRAHERALAILHHNRELLETISHKILEKEVIEGDELKQLLASSQLPDAAVLEEAAV
- the lexA gene encoding transcriptional repressor LexA; this encodes MVATHQELTEAQRELYDWLADYIGSHRHSPSIRQMMEAMGLRSPAPIQSRLRHLQQKGWITWQEGQARTLQLLGESRPGIPVLGAVAAGGLVETFDDVQEHLDLAPVLDTRGLFALTVNGDSMVDAHIADGDVVLMEPVADPSRLREGTIVSALVPGSGTTLKHFHRQGAQVRLEAANPAYAPILLPADQVSVQGRLVAVWRQV